The genomic region AGGCGCAATCGAGCCCATCAGGGTATCTCGTTCCGTTTCGCCCCTCATAAATCCGAAGAGAAGGGCCACGCCCAGGCTGATTCCGTCAAGGATCACGTAAAGAATCATGGCGAAACCCACGAGCGCTGCCCAGATGTCTACGAGGTTCATCATGGTTTCTCCTCGCGTTCGTCACCGGACATGAGGACCTTCATGCTGATGGGCATCTGAAGAGGCGGTATTGGACTCGAAAGGTCCGGGCCGTTAACTAAGGTCTTTATCACATAGTAGAGATAGCTTCCACCGATGGCCACAAAGATCATGAGAAAGAGTGCGAGTGACCAGATGACGTTGCCGGAGGGGATGGGGGATGAGCCCTCGGACGTGCGCAGCACGTTGTATACGATCCATGGCTGGCGCCCAAGTTCAGATGTGAGCCAGCCGGTCTCAACGGCAACCCAGCCAAGAGGCTGAATGACTACTGCGGTCCACAGAAAGGGCCCGTAATCGAAGAGCCGGCGCCTGCGCCAGAGCAACGCCGCCCACATCATGAAGGCGAGAAAGACAAATCCGATTCCACTCATCACGCGAAAACTCCAGTAAATAGCGGGGGCGTTTGGCCTGTCCTGTATTGGAAAATCCTTGAGCCCAATCACTCGCCCGGTCAGGGTATGTGTGACGAGAAGACTGAGCCCGTTGGGCACAGTGATCTCAAAGAGCGTTTTTTCTCTTTCCATGTCCGGCATACCGATGACCGAAAAAGGTGCCCCCCCTCGTTCGTTTGTCTCCCAGTGGCCTTCCAGCGCAGCAAGCTTGGCAGACTGGTAGCGAAAAACCTGACGGCCGTTCAGATCCCCTAGGTATACCTGAAGCGGCGCAAATAGGGCTGCCATAATGAGCGCCACACCCATGGAACGGCGGTAGAAGGGAATATACGCACCCTTCAACAGAAAGTACGCGCTGATACCCGCTACGGCAAAGGCAGATGTCTCCAGTGCTGCAAGAATCATGTGTGCCGCGTGAACCAGAAAGTGCAGGCTCGTAAACACACTTGTATAACTTTGAGCCATGAACTTACCGCCTTGCACGTAATAACCCGTGGGATGCTGCATCCAGGAATTGGCAGCCATGATCCAGCATGCCGAAAGCATTGCGCCGCCGGCAACAAAGCACGTCGCCATGAAATGAACGCCCGGACGCACCCTCTTCCATCCAAAGAGCACAATCCCAAGAAAACCCGCTTCCAGGAAAAATGCGGTGAGCACCTCAAAATAGAGATAAGGTGAGAATACGTTTGCTACGGCCGAGGAGAAATGCGACCAGTTCGTGCCGAATTCGAATTCCATTACGATTCCCGTAACCACGCCCACCCCGAAATTAATAGCAAAAAGCCTGGTCCAGAATCGGCACAGCCGGAAGTAAAGGTCGTCTCCGGTCGCAAGCCACAATAGCTCGATGACCACAAGAAACAAGGCTAGACCGATGGTGAGGGTGGGAAACAATATATGAAACATAGCGGTGAGGGCAAATTGAACACGAGAAAGGACCAACATATCCGTCACGGAGCACCTATGATCCTGGGCTGAGATGAATGCGGCAAGAAAGAAATCGACCGGGTTTCAGATCATTCAGATACATATGGCTATTTTAAACACCACCCTCCCCGACCGTCAATCTCCATACGGATCATTATATACTCGCAGGTTAGTATTCGGAGTCAATGACGTACGGACTGCCGTTTACGCTGACGATCTTCCATGGTGTACGAGCGAGCCTCCCTACCCGTGTTGCGAGACGCGATTTCTAAGAGCATGAATGCGACAACGATTGGGACACCCTTAGTAACAGTTTACTCGGGCGCCCCTCACGAGGCCTTGTATACTCTACACGCAAGGCCCCGAACCGGAAATGAACCAACTTCGGGGTTCTGTGGGCCTTGATTTCCGATGAGGGCGTTGTAATTCGACTCGGCGAATCCATAGAACTCCTCGTGACCTCTCTCGGGAAACCACCAACCATGTTCTGCAACAATCACCCTTCTATCTAAATCAGAAGATAGCCTGGCTCTTTGCCGTATCTTACCGGTCCGGGACTCAATGTAGACCCAGTCCCCCTGATTTATGTTTCGTTCATGGGCCGTGTCGGGATGGATCATAACAATCGGGTCCGGGTGCGTCTTTCTGAGACGATGAATCTGCCGGCCGCCTGAATGATGGTAGGGCATAACCTTACGACAGGTGCACGAGAGGTCATACGCTTCTGTGATCACCCGGGGATCGTCGGGCGAAACAGGCTCCCGATATGTGGGAAGCGGATCAAAACCCAGGCTCTCGAGTAGGGTCGAATAAAGCTCCACCTTGCCGGTGGGGGTGAAAAATCCGTTCTTCTCGTATTTCCTGTAGTGACGGGGCGTGCTGTTGTGAAAAATACCCTTTTTCCGAAATTCTTTAAAGGTGATACCGGCCGGATCCAGCATATAATCCCAGAGGTCTTCCGGATCTTCCCAGAAGTACTCTCCTAAGCCTGCCTCCTTTGCAAGACCGCTTATGATTTCGTAGTCGGATTGGCTCTCGCCCACCTGGGCAAGCTTCGTTTGCAAGTAAGCGACAGAACCACCGGGCCCCATGCGCACAGCATCGGACTCAAGGAAACTGGCGACAGGAAAGACCACGTCTGCCAGAGCCGCTGTGGGGGTCATGAACATGTCCGAGACAACGAGAAAGTCGACCTTCTTAAAGGCATCATGGGTTCTCTTCACATCGTTCCAACTAGAAAGCGGGTTTGAAGCCTGCACGAAAGCCCCGCGGATCGGATATGGATTCCCTTCGAGCACGGCCCTGACAAAGGAGTTGGGTGTGACGTAACGGAAATCGGGCAATAAATCGGGTGCCACCTTGATATATCTCTGCTCGGGTGTGAGTCTGTTTCTTAACTCCATGGTTGCTGACCACCGTCCACGAATGCGCCCTCTGTCGGACTCTTGATCACACCAGCGGAACCCTGAACTCAAACCTTCGTATTCGCCGCCGGGAACATCGAGGTTGCCTGTTACAGCCATGAGCGACGCTATAGCACGGTTCGTCTGAAAACTATCCGGACCCTGATCAAGTCCGTTACCCCATCCTATACAGGACGGCCCTGACGTGGCATAGAGTCTTGCCGCTTCACTGATCAAATTTGCCGGGACCCAGGTGAACTGAGCCACGCTTTGGGGGGTATACCGCTCAACGTGCGAGCACAGTTTGTCAAAACCGATAGTATGGCGCTTCACAAAATCCGCATCATAGAGCCCCTCTGACAGGACCACGTTGAGAAGCCCCAGGGCGAGTGCCAGATCCGTGCCTGGTCTTAAGCGAAGCCACAGATCGGCAGATTGCGCATATGGTGTTTTGAAGGGATCAATGGCTATCAGCCGAGATCCTTTCGCACGGGCCTCAACGAATTCTTTATGTCGGAAAATGCCTGTTTGTGCCCTGTTCATCCCCCATGCAATGATTGAGCCCGGCTTACTGTGAAGGTCGGGTGCGGGAAAATACCCAAACGTATACTCGGCCGCAAGCATTCGCGGGATATGGCAGACGTGGTCCGAGCAGACCACATTGGGCGTGCCGAATGCATTGGCAAATCTCACCGCGAGCGTATCTATTACTGACTTGGCCGAGCCGTGGATCACCGCGACGGCCTGAGGACCGTATTCCTCTTTGATCCGGTTCAACCCTCGAGCGGCATATCGAAGCGCCTCTTCCCAGGAAACTTCCTCCCACCGGCCTCCCCCTCTGTCCCCAACTCTCTTGAGCGGTTTCTTCAATCGGTCAGGGCTGCTCAGGTAATCCAGAGCCGCTCGTCCTACCCGGCACAGGCCGCCCCTGTTCGGCGCAACATCGGGGTCCCCATTCACCGCTACCGGTTTACCGTCCTCAAGGGTTATAAGGATCCCGCAGCAGCTCCCGCAAAAACCGCAAGCGCTTTTTATAACCTCTGTCTTTTTCATGTCGATCCTCCGCTCACGGTTGCTTACCGAAACCGCCCTCCCGCCACGACAAAGGCGGGTTCATTATCATCGTTCAGTTTCGTCTCTAGGTCTCTCGCCTTCTGTAACTCAGATTCTGTGTTGATATTGAGAAATACCGAGCGGCCATGTGCAAAGAACGCCGGACGGCTTTCCACCGCCTTCACACACACGTAAGGGAAGACGTTTCTGATATTGAGCTTACCCCGTTCAATGGAGTTCAGCATGTGGCAGATACAGGACCTGCTGTAAAGGGCATGAAGCGGTTCAAAACCCTGAGCAGTTTTTGGAAGGACGATATCTTCGCCTTCAAAGCTTTGGATGACCGCATATATGGACTCCTCAGATACAAAGGGCATATCGCACGCGAGCACAAAAACGTGCGAAGTCTGAGCGTGTAGAAGGGCACTCACTATGCCCACGAGGGGGGCTTTTACAGGCAGCAGATCGCCTATGATAGGAGCATCGATGTTCGTTGTCATCGGGCTATGGCAGCTCGAGACCACGAAGACCTGCTTGAAGAGCGTTTTGGCGAG from Syntrophorhabdaceae bacterium harbors:
- a CDS encoding cytochrome ubiquinol oxidase subunit I, yielding MLVLSRVQFALTAMFHILFPTLTIGLALFLVVIELLWLATGDDLYFRLCRFWTRLFAINFGVGVVTGIVMEFEFGTNWSHFSSAVANVFSPYLYFEVLTAFFLEAGFLGIVLFGWKRVRPGVHFMATCFVAGGAMLSACWIMAANSWMQHPTGYYVQGGKFMAQSYTSVFTSLHFLVHAAHMILAALETSAFAVAGISAYFLLKGAYIPFYRRSMGVALIMAALFAPLQVYLGDLNGRQVFRYQSAKLAALEGHWETNERGGAPFSVIGMPDMEREKTLFEITVPNGLSLLVTHTLTGRVIGLKDFPIQDRPNAPAIYWSFRVMSGIGFVFLAFMMWAALLWRRRRLFDYGPFLWTAVVIQPLGWVAVETGWLTSELGRQPWIVYNVLRTSEGSSPIPSGNVIWSLALFLMIFVAIGGSYLYYVIKTLVNGPDLSSPIPPLQMPISMKVLMSGDEREEKP
- a CDS encoding molybdenum cofactor guanylyltransferase is translated as MLKVSNPLDTCAILAGGLSGRMGRDKATLRLGEKSLVEGVYGLAKTLFKQVFVVSSCHSPMTTNIDAPIIGDLLPVKAPLVGIVSALLHAQTSHVFVLACDMPFVSEESIYAVIQSFEGEDIVLPKTAQGFEPLHALYSRSCICHMLNSIERGKLNIRNVFPYVCVKAVESRPAFFAHGRSVFLNINTESELQKARDLETKLNDDNEPAFVVAGGRFR
- a CDS encoding molybdopterin-dependent oxidoreductase: MKKTEVIKSACGFCGSCCGILITLEDGKPVAVNGDPDVAPNRGGLCRVGRAALDYLSSPDRLKKPLKRVGDRGGGRWEEVSWEEALRYAARGLNRIKEEYGPQAVAVIHGSAKSVIDTLAVRFANAFGTPNVVCSDHVCHIPRMLAAEYTFGYFPAPDLHSKPGSIIAWGMNRAQTGIFRHKEFVEARAKGSRLIAIDPFKTPYAQSADLWLRLRPGTDLALALGLLNVVLSEGLYDADFVKRHTIGFDKLCSHVERYTPQSVAQFTWVPANLISEAARLYATSGPSCIGWGNGLDQGPDSFQTNRAIASLMAVTGNLDVPGGEYEGLSSGFRWCDQESDRGRIRGRWSATMELRNRLTPEQRYIKVAPDLLPDFRYVTPNSFVRAVLEGNPYPIRGAFVQASNPLSSWNDVKRTHDAFKKVDFLVVSDMFMTPTAALADVVFPVASFLESDAVRMGPGGSVAYLQTKLAQVGESQSDYEIISGLAKEAGLGEYFWEDPEDLWDYMLDPAGITFKEFRKKGIFHNSTPRHYRKYEKNGFFTPTGKVELYSTLLESLGFDPLPTYREPVSPDDPRVITEAYDLSCTCRKVMPYHHSGGRQIHRLRKTHPDPIVMIHPDTAHERNINQGDWVYIESRTGKIRQRARLSSDLDRRVIVAEHGWWFPERGHEEFYGFAESNYNALIGNQGPQNPEVGSFPVRGLACRVYKAS